In the Mya arenaria isolate MELC-2E11 chromosome 11, ASM2691426v1 genome, one interval contains:
- the LOC128209443 gene encoding uncharacterized protein LOC128209443 gives MDICYSFLDVCSLVDLAPCPPPDIEANTFYQHLTARNLTVQLVLQIAVRCGISDISLTSTDRTTLNNLSSTGLYWTTQTDSTTRHTYSTNQTFSTTTQIEFTSQPDSTTRQTIYGSSNITTLWNNPKFLIPVCAGVMLVIIITFIVLRKRPCQRSNKVHTAGNKPVDWKEDSSAVTKDNQPPCTYQESTETRMNT, from the exons ATGGATATTTGTTATAGCTTTTTGGATGTCTGTTCCCTCGTGGATCTTGCACCGTGTCCTCCTCCGGACATCGAGGCCAACACGTTTTATCAGCATTTGACCGCAAGAAACTTGACCGTGCAGCTTGTGTTACAGATTGCGGTCCGGTGTGGTATATCAGATATATCACTGACTTCTACAGATCGGACTACTTTGAACAACTTATCTTCCACTGGGTTATATTGGACAACTCAAACCGATTCGACAACGAGACACACCTATTCGACAAATCAAACATTTTCGACAACGACGCAAATCGAGTTTACAAGTCAACCCGATTCGACAACGAGGCAAACCATTTATGGGAGTAGTAATATAACTACCCTCTGGAACAATCCAAAATTCTTAATTCCTGTTTGCGCGGGAGTTATGCTAGTTATCATCATTACCTTTATCGTTTTGAG AAAGAGACCATGTCAAAGAAGTAATAAG GTGCATACGGCAGGAAATAAACCCGTGGATTGGAAAGAAGACAGTTCAGCCGTGACAAAAGACAATCAACCTCCTTGCACTTACCAAGAATCAACGGAGACAAGAATGAACACCTAA